One Microbacter margulisiae genomic window carries:
- the gldE gene encoding gliding motility-associated protein GldE codes for MNLIVICVLLVATAFLSAYEIAFFSLSPSHLQEISKSKKSADKQLEVLKRQPEKTLATLLISNSTLNIAIVILLSICISSLFDFSQSPWVSFLIQTIIITFILLLFCEIIPKVYARQDPLKITRRLSGIISLLTTLLSPFSSILLASGKVVSKKMTAFSTKKLSMTDLSNALKLTTSTQKEDDKEILEGIIRFGSKSANEVKTARPDIAAINIHSNFYEVKKQVIDLGYSRIPVYYNNIDNIRGILYSKDLLSHLEKNDNFKWQILLRPAYFVPETKMIDDLLREFQTNKNHIAIVVDEFGGTSGIVTLEDILEEVVGEIDDEYDDQTPLFSRIDEQTFDFDGKILLPDFFKITGIETAPFDEITSGVESLAGLILELKGDIPKLHEKIAFHSYSFEILEVTKRRILKVRLITADPSSIAKNE; via the coding sequence AGAAAAGCGCTGACAAACAACTTGAAGTATTAAAAAGACAGCCCGAAAAAACTTTAGCGACGCTACTCATCAGCAACTCTACGCTAAATATTGCAATTGTTATTCTTCTGAGTATATGCATCTCATCGCTTTTTGATTTCTCACAATCTCCCTGGGTTAGTTTTCTTATACAAACCATCATCATAACTTTTATTCTGTTATTGTTCTGTGAAATAATTCCTAAGGTATATGCACGGCAAGATCCTCTAAAAATCACACGACGTCTGTCGGGCATCATTTCTTTATTAACAACATTATTATCTCCTTTTTCGTCCATCTTGCTGGCTTCCGGGAAGGTTGTAAGCAAAAAAATGACAGCGTTTAGTACAAAGAAGTTATCGATGACTGATTTATCCAATGCTTTGAAACTCACAACCTCAACGCAAAAAGAAGATGATAAAGAAATTCTGGAAGGGATTATCCGGTTTGGAAGTAAAAGCGCGAATGAAGTAAAAACAGCACGTCCTGATATTGCAGCTATCAATATTCATTCCAATTTCTATGAAGTCAAGAAGCAGGTTATCGATTTGGGATACTCGAGAATTCCGGTTTATTACAATAACATTGATAACATAAGGGGAATCTTATACAGTAAAGACCTCCTGTCTCATCTGGAAAAAAATGATAATTTTAAATGGCAAATTCTGCTTAGACCAGCTTATTTTGTACCTGAGACCAAGATGATTGATGATTTATTGCGTGAATTCCAAACCAACAAAAATCATATTGCTATTGTTGTCGATGAGTTTGGGGGCACATCAGGAATTGTCACGCTGGAAGATATCCTGGAAGAAGTGGTTGGCGAAATTGACGATGAATATGATGATCAAACACCCCTTTTCTCCCGTATTGATGAACAGACATTTGATTTTGACGGCAAGATTCTATTGCCCGATTTCTTTAAGATTACGGGGATCGAAACTGCACCTTTTGATGAGATCACTTCCGGAGTTGAAAGCTTGGCAGGTTTGATTCTCGAATTGAAAGGTGATATTCCCAAATTGCATGAAAAAATTGCTTTTCATTCTTATTCATTTGAAATCTTAGAAGTGACAAAAAGAAGAATACTGAAAGTCCGTCTGATCACTGCAGATCCTTCTTCTATTGCTAAAAACGAATAA
- the gldD gene encoding gliding motility lipoprotein GldD, with product MKKLFGIFLLLIFTVTGCHNYTPRPYGYFRIDLPNHAYRQFDNAYPYSFDMSAYAADSVVHAKGEEYWINIYYPKLNGCIYISYKPVHNNLQAISEDCRRFVYKHVIKAEAITERRFVNPQAKVYGILYDLRGDVASPLQFMLTDSVHHVVRGALYFNDVPNQDSIAPVLAYVRKDVLKMIETFHWNKP from the coding sequence ATGAAAAAATTATTCGGAATATTTCTATTGCTTATCTTCACCGTTACCGGATGTCATAATTACACGCCCAGACCGTACGGCTATTTTCGAATCGATTTGCCTAATCATGCCTATCGTCAATTTGATAATGCTTATCCCTATTCCTTTGACATGTCCGCTTATGCAGCAGACAGTGTCGTACATGCAAAAGGAGAAGAATACTGGATAAATATCTATTACCCAAAATTGAATGGCTGTATATATATCAGTTACAAGCCAGTGCACAATAACTTACAGGCAATTTCGGAGGATTGCCGCAGGTTTGTCTATAAGCATGTGATTAAGGCAGAAGCTATCACAGAAAGACGGTTTGTCAATCCGCAAGCGAAAGTATATGGAATTTTATACGATCTCAGAGGCGACGTGGCATCGCCACTACAATTTATGTTGACAGACAGCGTCCATCATGTGGTCCGTGGTGCATTATACTTTAACGATGTGCCAAACCAGGATTCCATTGCGCCAGTACTTGCATATGTCCGAAAAGACGTGTTGAAAATGATCGAAACTTTTCATTGGAATAAACCATAA
- a CDS encoding 4'-phosphopantetheinyl transferase family protein: MLIQKKWTHEKALIGIWHITETEDQLLSLHNYPVKWLNELQAISHSGRRCEKLAVRALLRELTGADHTILYDENGKPYLEDGSFKISISHTTGYACIILHPDMAVAIDIEANTPRAAKIQQRFLSPSELKLANHSPGFVVPLLLWTAKEALYKLISNPSVDFVHHLQVIDIKMDKQEMKGCVKDTETSFTLYFNIETDFVLTYVCSNLEHKSPQNLE, translated from the coding sequence ATGCTTATTCAAAAGAAATGGACACATGAAAAGGCGCTCATCGGCATCTGGCATATCACCGAGACAGAAGATCAACTCCTTTCATTGCACAATTATCCTGTAAAATGGCTTAATGAATTACAGGCAATTTCGCATTCGGGAAGACGATGCGAAAAATTAGCCGTACGCGCCTTGCTCCGAGAATTAACTGGGGCTGATCATACAATTCTTTATGACGAAAACGGAAAGCCGTATTTAGAAGATGGCAGTTTCAAGATAAGTATTTCACATACAACCGGATACGCCTGTATCATCTTACACCCAGACATGGCAGTGGCTATCGACATTGAAGCAAATACACCACGCGCGGCAAAAATTCAGCAACGATTTTTAAGCCCTTCGGAACTCAAACTGGCAAATCATTCGCCTGGATTTGTTGTACCTTTGTTGTTGTGGACGGCAAAAGAGGCCTTGTACAAGTTGATTTCCAATCCATCCGTAGATTTTGTACATCATTTACAAGTTATTGATATAAAGATGGATAAACAGGAAATGAAGGGATGTGTGAAAGACACTGAAACATCGTTTACATTATACTTTAACATAGAGACCGATTTTGTACTTACTTATGTTTGTTCGAACCTTGAACATAAGAGCCCACAAAATCTTGAATAA
- the sufB gene encoding Fe-S cluster assembly protein SufB → MDSKQNINELTDKEYKYGFVTNIEADTIPKGLNEDIIQTISMKKGEPEWLLKFRLDAYRHWLTLKMPTWAHLKIDKIDYQDIIYFSAPKKTSPKSLEEVDPELLKTFDKLGIPLHEQKQLAGVAVDAVMDSVSVKTTYRESLAELGIIFCSISEAVKDYPDLVKKYLGSVVSYRDNFFAALNSAVFTDGSFVYIPKGVRCPMELSTYFRINAANTGQFERTLIVADSDSYVSYLEGCTAPMRDENQLHAAIVEIYIHDRGEVKYSTVQNWYPGDKDGKGGIYNFVTKRGLCKGESSKLSWTQVETGSAITWKYPSCILAGDNSAGEFYSVAVTNNYQQADTGTKMIHIGKNTRSHIISKGISAGKSQNSYRGLVKVSQRAENARNYSQCDSLLLSSTCGAHTFPYQEVSNDTAQIEHEATTSKIGEDQIFYCNQRGISTEEAIGLIVNGYAKDVLNKLPMEFAIEAQKLLQISLEGSVG, encoded by the coding sequence ATGGACAGTAAACAAAATATCAACGAATTAACCGACAAAGAATACAAGTACGGTTTTGTAACAAATATTGAAGCAGACACCATTCCGAAAGGACTTAACGAAGACATCATCCAGACTATCTCCATGAAAAAAGGAGAACCGGAATGGTTATTGAAATTCCGACTGGATGCCTATCGCCACTGGCTAACATTGAAAATGCCGACTTGGGCGCATCTTAAAATAGACAAAATTGATTATCAGGATATCATCTATTTTTCAGCACCTAAAAAGACCTCCCCGAAATCGCTCGAGGAAGTAGATCCGGAATTGCTAAAAACGTTTGACAAATTAGGCATTCCCCTGCATGAACAGAAACAACTGGCGGGTGTTGCAGTGGATGCTGTCATGGATAGTGTATCTGTAAAGACCACATACAGGGAAAGTCTGGCAGAGTTGGGCATTATCTTTTGTTCCATTAGCGAAGCTGTAAAAGATTACCCGGATTTAGTCAAAAAATATTTGGGTTCTGTTGTTTCTTACCGTGACAACTTTTTCGCTGCTTTGAATTCTGCCGTTTTCACAGACGGTTCATTTGTATATATTCCCAAAGGCGTTCGTTGTCCGATGGAATTATCTACCTATTTCCGCATCAATGCAGCCAATACAGGTCAATTTGAACGCACCTTAATTGTGGCCGACAGCGACAGCTACGTTTCCTACCTGGAAGGATGCACAGCCCCCATGCGTGATGAGAACCAGTTACATGCTGCCATCGTCGAAATTTATATCCATGACCGGGGTGAAGTGAAATATTCAACCGTACAAAACTGGTATCCGGGCGATAAAGATGGCAAAGGAGGAATCTATAACTTTGTAACAAAAAGAGGATTATGCAAAGGAGAATCTTCCAAGCTTTCATGGACTCAGGTAGAAACCGGCTCTGCCATCACATGGAAATATCCGAGTTGCATTCTTGCCGGCGATAACTCTGCAGGTGAATTTTATTCTGTAGCCGTAACCAACAATTATCAACAAGCCGACACCGGCACAAAAATGATTCACATTGGAAAAAACACCCGGAGCCATATTATTTCCAAAGGGATCTCCGCAGGTAAAAGTCAGAATAGCTATCGCGGGTTGGTGAAAGTTTCGCAACGGGCAGAGAATGCCCGGAATTATTCCCAATGTGACAGCTTGCTGTTAAGCAGCACTTGCGGAGCGCACACTTTCCCTTACCAGGAGGTAAGCAATGACACGGCACAAATTGAACACGAAGCTACCACATCAAAAATAGGCGAGGATCAAATCTTTTATTGCAATCAGCGGGGAATCTCCACCGAAGAGGCTATCGGACTTATTGTCAACGGATATGCAAAAGATGTTCTCAATAAACTTCCGATGGAATTTGCAATTGAAGCCCAAAAATTATTACAAATATCACTTGAAGGATCAGTCGGATAA
- a CDS encoding SAM-dependent methyltransferase — MKGTLYMLPTTLGDVDLRVVLPDYNLEIINRLTHFIVEDVRTARRFLKKVNSKIDIDALTFLILNEQTQEKELPALLQPLKEGHDVGVLSEAGCPAVADPGADIVRLAQLEGIRVVPLVGPSSLLMALMASGFNGQNFAFVGYLPIAFDKRVKALKILEKRAITENQTQIFIETPYRNIKLMEEMVEHLQPATHLCVAVDISIPTESILTKSVAAWRKALPDIQKKPTVFLINK; from the coding sequence ATGAAAGGTACTCTTTACATGCTTCCGACAACACTCGGTGATGTCGATTTACGCGTTGTTCTTCCTGATTATAACCTGGAAATTATCAATCGTCTGACCCATTTCATTGTCGAAGATGTACGGACGGCACGGCGTTTTTTGAAAAAAGTCAATTCAAAAATCGACATTGATGCGCTTACCTTTTTGATTCTTAATGAACAAACTCAGGAGAAGGAGTTACCTGCCCTTTTGCAACCTTTGAAAGAGGGTCATGATGTGGGAGTGCTGTCCGAAGCGGGATGTCCTGCAGTTGCCGATCCGGGAGCCGACATTGTCCGCCTGGCGCAACTCGAAGGGATTCGTGTGGTGCCTTTGGTAGGCCCCTCTTCTTTGCTGATGGCGCTGATGGCTTCAGGATTCAACGGACAAAATTTTGCTTTTGTCGGATATCTTCCCATTGCCTTCGACAAACGTGTCAAAGCCTTAAAGATATTGGAGAAAAGGGCAATAACTGAAAATCAGACACAGATCTTCATTGAAACTCCTTACCGGAACATCAAACTGATGGAAGAAATGGTGGAACATTTACAACCTGCAACTCATTTGTGTGTTGCAGTAGATATTTCCATACCGACGGAATCAATTCTCACGAAAAGCGTAGCTGCATGGAGAAAAGCGTTACCTGATATTCAGAAAAAGCCCACCGTATTTTTAATCAACAAATAG
- a CDS encoding viroplasmin family protein has protein sequence MPKRKNSYYVVWKGRQTGIFTDWEQCKAQIMHFEQAQYKGFPTLEEAESAFKQGYWATIHAQNKGVISSAGKNNPSIIRNSLAVDAACSGNPGKMEYRGVDVASGKELFHQGPFDEGTNNIGEFLAIVHGLAYLKQINSAMPLYTDSMTALAWIRAKKCRSKLERTAKNNVLFDLVERAEIWLKQNSYTTSVLKWDSAQWGEIPADFGRK, from the coding sequence ATGCCTAAAAGGAAAAACAGTTACTATGTCGTCTGGAAAGGACGTCAAACGGGGATCTTTACGGATTGGGAGCAATGTAAAGCACAGATTATGCATTTTGAGCAGGCGCAATACAAGGGATTCCCTACGCTCGAAGAGGCTGAAAGCGCTTTTAAACAAGGATATTGGGCAACGATACATGCTCAGAATAAAGGAGTGATATCTTCTGCTGGGAAAAATAACCCATCAATCATTCGGAATAGTTTAGCTGTGGATGCTGCATGTAGCGGTAATCCCGGTAAAATGGAGTATAGGGGAGTGGATGTTGCTTCGGGAAAAGAACTTTTTCATCAGGGACCTTTTGACGAAGGGACAAATAATATCGGAGAGTTTCTGGCGATAGTACACGGATTGGCCTATCTGAAGCAGATCAACAGTGCGATGCCCCTTTATACAGACAGCATGACTGCTCTGGCATGGATACGGGCAAAGAAATGCCGGTCGAAACTGGAGCGAACAGCAAAGAATAACGTTCTTTTTGATCTGGTTGAGCGTGCAGAAATATGGCTGAAACAAAATAGCTATACTACCTCTGTTTTGAAGTGGGATTCAGCTCAATGGGGTGAAATTCCTGCTGATTTTGGTAGAAAGTAA
- a CDS encoding YdeI/OmpD-associated family protein, with protein MEEILTFADRQAFREWLGKHGTESDGVWLLFGKKRKFVTLSAGDALEEALCHGWIDGQMQFLDDNTYKKYFARRMPKSKWSVKNKKLAQTLMEKGLMTQQGLEAVERARKNGSWDNAKRILIDDEQIRMFKETIQPYEPAYTNLLAMSHSVQRTYTGFYLDAKSDKARQARLERIIDRLNRNLKPM; from the coding sequence ATGGAAGAAATATTGACATTCGCTGACCGGCAAGCCTTTCGGGAATGGCTTGGCAAACATGGGACAGAGAGCGATGGCGTATGGCTACTCTTTGGCAAAAAAAGAAAATTTGTCACACTCTCTGCTGGCGATGCACTGGAAGAGGCGCTTTGTCACGGATGGATAGACGGACAAATGCAATTTCTTGACGATAATACGTATAAAAAGTATTTTGCGCGCCGTATGCCTAAAAGCAAATGGTCTGTTAAAAACAAAAAGCTGGCGCAAACTCTTATGGAAAAAGGGTTAATGACACAACAGGGTTTAGAAGCTGTAGAACGCGCCAGAAAAAACGGTTCATGGGATAATGCTAAACGTATTCTTATTGACGATGAACAAATACGGATGTTTAAGGAGACCATTCAGCCGTATGAGCCTGCTTATACCAATTTGCTGGCAATGTCGCATTCGGTACAGCGTACATATACCGGATTTTATCTTGATGCCAAATCGGATAAAGCCCGTCAAGCCAGGCTAGAGAGAATCATTGACAGACTTAACAGGAATTTGAAACCAATGTGA
- a CDS encoding IS256 family transposase, translating to MEEFDYKAFQAKVLEQIKSGKPLLGKDGAFAPLLENILNAALEGEMDAHLDEDERSLGNRRNGRMSKQVQTQLGEVTVHTPRDRHSSFEPEFIKKRETILAEGVADRIIGLYALGNSTREISDWMEENLGNRVSADTISSITDRVLPEIQSWRSRSLDSVYPIVWMDAIHYKVMDEKNRPVTRAIYNVLGVDRNGYKDLLGMYISKSEGANFWLSVLTDLQSRGVNDILIASTDNLSGFSDAIKSVFPHTVVQTCVVHQIRNSIKYVASKNQKTFMKDLKLVYQAVSKEQAAIELDNLDSKWGKDYPIVIKSWRDNWEKLTAYFEFSDAIRRIIYTTNTVEGYHRQIRKVTKNKGVFTNDTALEKLVYLAYRNIRKKWTMPLSNWGLTAQQLAIKFPERFNLFE from the coding sequence ATGGAAGAATTTGATTACAAGGCTTTTCAAGCCAAAGTTTTAGAACAGATAAAATCTGGCAAACCCCTTTTAGGCAAAGATGGTGCCTTTGCGCCCTTGTTAGAAAATATTCTAAATGCAGCTTTAGAGGGAGAAATGGATGCTCATTTAGATGAAGATGAGCGTAGTTTAGGCAATCGGCGCAATGGACGTATGTCCAAACAAGTTCAAACCCAATTGGGTGAAGTCACCGTTCATACACCCCGTGACCGCCATTCCAGTTTTGAACCTGAGTTTATAAAGAAACGTGAAACAATACTTGCAGAAGGTGTTGCAGACCGTATAATTGGTCTTTATGCCTTGGGGAACAGTACTCGGGAAATAAGCGATTGGATGGAGGAAAACCTTGGAAACAGGGTTTCTGCTGACACAATCAGTTCCATAACAGACCGGGTTCTGCCAGAGATTCAGTCCTGGCGTAGCAGGTCATTGGATAGTGTTTATCCAATTGTTTGGATGGATGCCATTCACTACAAAGTGATGGACGAAAAGAATCGCCCTGTAACACGAGCCATATACAACGTATTGGGTGTTGACCGTAACGGTTACAAAGATTTGCTTGGCATGTATATTTCCAAAAGCGAAGGAGCTAACTTTTGGTTATCGGTGCTCACCGATCTTCAATCAAGAGGAGTAAATGACATTCTAATAGCCTCTACGGACAATCTTAGTGGCTTTTCAGATGCTATAAAAAGCGTATTTCCACACACAGTAGTTCAAACTTGTGTGGTGCATCAAATCCGCAATTCAATTAAATATGTTGCAAGTAAAAATCAGAAAACGTTCATGAAAGATTTGAAGCTTGTTTATCAAGCAGTAAGCAAAGAGCAGGCAGCAATCGAACTCGATAATCTTGATTCAAAGTGGGGAAAGGATTATCCAATTGTCATTAAATCATGGCGTGATAATTGGGAAAAACTAACCGCTTATTTTGAGTTTTCTGATGCTATCCGAAGAATCATATATACCACCAATACCGTAGAAGGCTATCACCGTCAGATAAGGAAAGTTACCAAAAACAAAGGTGTTTTTACCAATGATACAGCATTGGAAAAATTGGTGTATTTGGCCTATCGCAATATCCGGAAAAAATGGACTATGCCTCTGTCAAACTGGGGGTTAACTGCACAACAACTGGCGATTAAATTTCCTGAAAGGTTTAATTTATTTGAATAA
- a CDS encoding IS256 family transposase — MKKQKSVLSKLSAEDEALFSQLPTDFFKGFKTMQDINGFMDKLFKRGVEKMLESELSEHLGYDKHSVKGNGSGNSRNGKTRKLVKSSSGEIIIEVPRDRQGEFNPIVLPKRQKVIDKIESVVISLYARGMSTRDIEAQIKDIYGVTISSSSISNITDQVMSDVEAWQTRPLDDTYLIVWLDGIRIKVRSGGKIISKSVYLIIGLNTNGHREVISMWINETESASFWMNVLDDLKKRGVKDILIACSDNLKGLTQAIQAVFPETVTQLCIVHQIRNTMNYIGTKEKRSFMHDLQQVYQARNLDAAGEAFAELETKWGEKYPYAIKSWIANWENLTAYFTYPAEIRKIIYTTNVIENLNRSIRKYTKNKLMFPDDQAMKKAVYLAIQQASISWSAKVSNWPLIANQFMILYPDRANISDTSLRIK, encoded by the coding sequence ATGAAAAAGCAGAAATCAGTATTATCAAAATTGAGTGCAGAAGATGAGGCACTTTTCTCCCAGTTACCAACAGATTTTTTCAAGGGTTTCAAGACCATGCAAGACATAAATGGTTTTATGGATAAGCTATTTAAGCGGGGAGTAGAAAAGATGTTAGAAAGTGAGTTGAGCGAACATCTTGGCTACGACAAGCACTCAGTCAAAGGAAATGGCAGTGGGAACTCTCGTAATGGAAAAACCCGCAAGTTAGTAAAGAGCAGTAGTGGAGAAATAATTATAGAGGTTCCCCGCGATCGTCAGGGTGAGTTTAATCCCATCGTTTTGCCCAAGCGTCAAAAAGTAATAGACAAGATAGAAAGCGTTGTGATTTCTTTGTATGCACGAGGCATGTCGACTCGTGACATAGAAGCTCAGATAAAAGACATTTATGGTGTCACTATCAGTTCTTCGTCCATATCCAATATCACAGATCAGGTAATGAGCGATGTAGAAGCCTGGCAAACCCGTCCATTGGATGATACTTATCTGATTGTTTGGTTAGATGGTATTCGTATCAAAGTTCGTTCAGGAGGTAAGATAATAAGTAAAAGCGTTTATCTGATTATCGGTTTAAATACCAATGGACATAGAGAAGTTATTAGTATGTGGATCAATGAAACTGAATCGGCTTCATTTTGGATGAACGTGTTGGATGATTTGAAGAAACGAGGGGTGAAAGATATTTTAATTGCCTGTTCAGATAATCTGAAAGGGCTAACCCAGGCTATTCAGGCTGTGTTTCCGGAAACAGTAACACAATTATGTATTGTTCATCAGATAAGAAACACGATGAACTATATTGGGACAAAGGAAAAACGGAGTTTTATGCATGATCTTCAACAAGTGTATCAGGCCCGAAACTTAGATGCTGCTGGGGAAGCTTTTGCTGAATTGGAAACTAAATGGGGAGAGAAATATCCTTATGCCATTAAATCCTGGATTGCAAATTGGGAAAATCTGACAGCCTATTTTACCTATCCAGCCGAAATACGAAAGATTATCTATACCACTAATGTGATTGAAAATCTAAATCGAAGCATACGCAAATACACCAAAAATAAATTGATGTTTCCTGATGATCAGGCAATGAAAAAAGCAGTGTATCTGGCGATCCAACAAGCCTCAATATCTTGGAGTGCAAAAGTTTCCAACTGGCCATTGATTGCCAATCAGTTTATGATTTTATATCCTGATAGAGCAAATATTAGTGACACTAGTTTAAGAATAAAATAA
- the mnmE gene encoding tRNA uridine-5-carboxymethylaminomethyl(34) synthesis GTPase MnmE has translation MNNDTICALSTAPGQGAIAIVRLSGIDAISVAGKIFVPHRKSHPLSEQASHTVQFGDIRDPENGALIDEVLVTLFRTPHSYTGEDLVEISCHGSSYIEQQILRLLLRYGCRMAQPGEFTQRAFLDGKMDLSQAEAVADIIASESAAAHRLAVQQLKGGFSKALNDLREQLLNFTALIELELDFSEEEVEFADRSQLSELIHHIDSVISRLIDSFNVGNAIKNGIPVAIVGETNVGKSTLLNKLLHEERALVSDIHGTTRDTIEEVLVLDGIQFRFIDTAGIRDTRDHIESMGIERTFNKIEQASLLLVVLDATRDNESLATFISQITKKTAGKKRIFILNKADKITAGERKQRIDLPFPDSDPYVFLSAKKGEGIDLLEQKIVEAAQIPHIGNNDVIVTNMRHQEALSMARTAIRRVIDGMERNLSGEFLSQDIREAIFYLGTITGGAITPDEVLGSIFSRFCIGK, from the coding sequence ATGAACAACGATACCATCTGCGCTTTATCAACTGCCCCGGGACAGGGTGCCATTGCCATAGTGAGACTTTCGGGCATCGATGCGATCTCCGTTGCAGGGAAAATTTTCGTCCCGCACCGCAAATCGCATCCGCTTTCGGAGCAGGCGTCGCATACAGTGCAGTTTGGAGATATCCGCGACCCGGAGAATGGTGCATTGATCGACGAGGTGCTGGTTACCCTTTTCCGTACTCCCCATTCCTATACGGGTGAAGATCTGGTAGAGATTTCGTGTCATGGTTCTTCCTACATCGAACAACAGATCCTGCGGCTGCTTCTCCGGTACGGTTGCCGGATGGCGCAACCGGGAGAATTTACGCAACGGGCTTTCCTGGATGGCAAGATGGATCTCTCGCAGGCGGAAGCTGTGGCCGATATCATCGCGTCGGAATCGGCCGCTGCACACCGCCTGGCTGTGCAACAACTAAAAGGGGGGTTCTCCAAAGCACTGAACGACCTGCGCGAACAGTTGCTGAACTTCACGGCGCTCATTGAACTGGAACTTGATTTCAGCGAAGAGGAGGTGGAATTTGCCGACCGCAGCCAACTGAGTGAACTGATCCATCATATCGATAGCGTCATTAGCCGGCTGATCGACTCCTTCAACGTGGGCAACGCCATTAAAAACGGTATCCCCGTTGCCATTGTGGGGGAAACGAATGTCGGGAAGTCAACCCTGCTCAATAAGCTGCTGCATGAAGAGCGGGCGCTTGTGTCGGATATCCACGGCACAACGCGCGACACCATTGAGGAGGTGCTGGTGCTTGACGGTATTCAGTTCCGCTTCATCGACACGGCAGGCATACGCGACACCCGCGACCATATCGAATCCATGGGCATAGAGCGGACATTTAACAAAATAGAGCAGGCCAGCCTGCTGCTGGTGGTGCTCGACGCTACCCGCGACAATGAAAGCCTGGCAACCTTTATCTCTCAAATAACAAAAAAGACAGCCGGTAAGAAACGGATATTCATCCTCAACAAAGCGGATAAAATAACTGCCGGAGAACGCAAACAACGGATAGATCTTCCTTTCCCTGACAGCGACCCGTATGTGTTCCTCTCGGCAAAGAAGGGCGAGGGCATCGACCTACTGGAGCAAAAGATTGTGGAGGCGGCGCAGATCCCGCATATTGGCAACAATGATGTGATCGTGACCAATATGCGTCACCAGGAAGCATTATCGATGGCACGGACAGCTATCCGGCGCGTCATCGACGGCATGGAGCGAAATCTGTCTGGGGAGTTCCTGTCTCAGGATATCCGGGAAGCGATCTTTTATCTCGGAACGATTACCGGCGGAGCAATCACACCCGACGAAGTGCTTGGCTCCATCTTCTCCCGGTTTTGCATCGGCAAATAG
- a CDS encoding NADH:flavin oxidoreductase/NADH oxidase, which yields MSTILFSPLQLRKVILRNRLVVSPMCQYSAEDGFANDWHLVHYGSRAVGGAGLILQEATAVAPEGRISPDDLGIWKEEHVQPLRRITDFISAQGAVPGIQLAHSGRKGSTSSEWKGGGSVVGMHEGGWQTIAPSAVPFRDSDPLPEELSIEGIHRVINDFVKATQRSLAAGYKVVEIHAAHGYLLHQFLSPLSNHRTDSYGGSFENRIRLLLEIVDAVRAVWPQEYPLFVRISATDWAENGWNMEDSVKLSALLKHHGVDLMDISSGGLIPTAKVPVAFGYQVGFATRIKSQTEMPTGAVGLLVDPVQMETLLVNKNADLLIVGREWLRNPYLGLEAASMLHADMPWPVQYQRAKPNK from the coding sequence ATGTCAACTATTTTATTTTCACCGTTACAATTGCGGAAAGTCATTTTAAGGAATCGGCTTGTTGTGTCACCTATGTGTCAATATTCTGCCGAAGACGGGTTTGCCAATGATTGGCATTTGGTTCATTACGGAAGCAGGGCTGTTGGAGGTGCAGGTTTGATTCTGCAGGAAGCCACTGCTGTTGCCCCCGAAGGTCGTATCTCGCCGGATGATTTAGGGATATGGAAAGAAGAGCATGTTCAGCCTTTGCGCCGTATCACCGATTTTATTTCGGCTCAGGGGGCTGTCCCCGGCATTCAGTTAGCTCATTCGGGACGGAAGGGAAGCACCTCGTCTGAGTGGAAGGGTGGGGGAAGTGTGGTAGGAATGCATGAGGGAGGCTGGCAAACTATTGCCCCGTCGGCTGTGCCATTCCGTGATTCAGATCCATTACCGGAGGAATTGTCCATCGAAGGGATTCATCGCGTCATCAATGATTTTGTAAAAGCCACACAACGGTCTCTTGCCGCCGGATACAAGGTTGTGGAGATTCATGCTGCCCATGGCTATCTACTCCATCAGTTTTTGTCGCCGTTGAGCAATCACAGGACAGACAGCTATGGCGGCTCTTTCGAAAACCGGATCCGTTTATTGTTGGAGATTGTCGATGCTGTGCGTGCAGTATGGCCACAGGAGTATCCTTTGTTCGTGCGTATATCTGCAACCGACTGGGCTGAGAATGGATGGAATATGGAAGATTCGGTGAAATTATCCGCTCTTTTGAAGCATCATGGGGTAGATTTGATGGATATATCTTCTGGGGGATTGATACCTACGGCTAAGGTTCCTGTTGCCTTTGGATATCAGGTGGGATTTGCTACCCGCATCAAAAGCCAGACAGAAATGCCGACCGGAGCTGTTGGATTGTTGGTGGATCCTGTACAAATGGAAACTTTATTGGTCAATAAAAATGCTGATTTGCTGATTGTAGGTCGCGAATGGTTGCGAAATCCCTATCTGGGTCTTGAAGCAGCTTCAATGTTGCATGCCGATATGCCCTGGCCGGTACAATATCAGAGAGCGAAACCGAATAAATAA